AATACATGGTCAGCATCGTGGTTTTCATGGCCTTCATGTTTTCGATCATGGAAGGCATCAGCGCCACCATCTGGGGCATCAGGGTGTCGAGATGATCCATGATGGGCAACAGGCTTTCGATGTCGTCGGTCATCGTGTCGATGCCGTCGAGGCCGTCGAAGACGGAGCGCAGCGACCAGCAGATCGGGATGTCGAAGCAGTGCTTCTCCCAGTAGAGGTAGCTGCGGACCGGGCGGAAGAAGTCCTCGAAATCCGCCATGTGGTCGCGTAATTCGTTGATGTCGATGGTCATGTCGTGCATCTTTTTGACCATCTGGTGCATGTCGTTGGCCATCTGCACGGTGATGCTCGACATCTTCTCCATGCTGTCGATCGTCGTCTGCATCATGTCGGCCTGCTTGAGCATGTCGGCCATCTGGTCTTCTTGATACTTCTGGTTCATCTGCTGGCTGACGCCCTGCATGCTGATCTGGAATGGGATCGAGGTGTGCTCGATCGGTGTGCCCTCGGGCCTGGTAATGGACTGCACGCGGCCGATTCCCGGCACCCGGAAGATCGTCTTGGCGATCTTGTCGATGACCAGGAAGTCCGCGGAGTTCCGCAGATCGTGATCGCTTTCGATCATCAGCACTTCGGGGTTCATCCGCGCGTGCGAGAAGTGTCGGTCCGCGGCTTCGTAACCCTCGTTCGCGGGCAGGTCGGCAGGCAAATAGTTGCGGTCGTTGTAATTGGTGCGGTATCCCGGCAGCGTCAGCAGGCCGACGAGCGCGACCCCGATCGTCATGACCAGGATCGGCCCGGGCCACCTCACCACGACGGCGCCGACCTTGCGCCACATGCGAATACGTTGCGTGCGCTTGGGCTCCAGTGTCTTACCGAAACGTGTTGCCACCGCGACGACGGCGGGACCGAGCGTCAGTGCCGCTGCCACCACGACTACCATGCCGATGGCCAGTGGGATGCCCAACGTTTGGAAGTAGGGCAGGTTGGTGAAGTGCAGGCAGAACGTGGCGCCGGCAATGGTCAAGCCGGAGCCTGCCACCACATGCGCGGTGCCGTGGAACATGTCGTAGTACGCATCTTCGCGGGAGTTGCCTTTACCCCGGGCCTCCTGATACCGGCCGATCAAAAAGATCGCATAGTCAGTGGCGGCCGCGATCGCCAACGTGACCAACAGGTTGGTGGCGAAGGTAGAGAGCCCAATGATGTTGTGATAGCCCAGAAAGGCGACCATTCCGCGCGCGGCCGACAGCTCCAACACCACCATCACCAGCGTCAGCAACAGCGTGACGATCGACCGATAGACCAATAACAGCATGGCGATGATCACGGTGAACGTGCACATCGTGATGAGTTGCACGCTGCGGTCACCGGCCATGTGCTGATCCGCTGAGAGCGCGGCAGGCCCGGTGACGTAGGCCTTCACCCCGTTGGGCGGGGGCACACTTTTGACGATGTCTTGGACGGACTCGACGGAGTCGTTGGCCAACGCTTCGCCTTGATTACCGGCGAGGTAGACCTGAACGTAGGCGGCCTTGCCGTCATTGCTCTGCGCGCCCGCACCGGTCAGCGGGTCGCTCCACATGTCTTGAACGTGCTCAACGTATTTGGTGTCGGCGTCGAGCTTCTTGACGATCGTGTCGTAGTAGGCGTGAGCGTCGGCGCCGAGCGGTTTTTGGCCCTCGAGCACGATCATGATCGAACTGTTGGACTTGTATTCGTTGAACACCGCACCCATGCGTTTGGTCGCGACCACCGATTGCGCATCGTCGGGGGCCATCGAGACCGAGCGCATCTTCCCGACGGTGTCCAGGTCGGGGACGATGGTGCTGAGCACCGCGATGAGCCCAATCCAGCCCAGGATGATGACGATGGCGAATTTCCGGATGAAACGCGGGATCTTTTCGCGCACCGGCTCTGCGGCCGTGGGGAGCGTGTCGGTGCGAGCGTCGTTAAACGTTGTACTCATGCGGATTTCACCAGGCAGAAGGTCAGGGCGTGCACGCCGGTGGTTATCTTCTCGTCCTTGACTTCGTCATCGATGGTGATTCGGCAACCGAGGTAGTCGCCGTCGCTTTGCGCCGAGAGGTTCGGGAAGACGGACGGGGCGGTTGTGGTGAGGACGAGTGTCCATGGCAACGGCGCGCCGTCGACCCGTGTCGGGTCGGCGGACAGGTCCAAGTAGTTCACGTTGGCGTGGCTTGCCGAGCCGAAGACCTCGTACTTGACGACCTTGGGCTTGAACGGCTTGGAGTCATCGAGTCGCGGACTGGTCAAGACGCCGGTGTCGTGGAGGCCGAAGAAGGACTTGACCCGCACCACGGCAAAGCCGCCGACCACCACCACCGCCACGATCAAGAGCGGCAACCACGCGTTCCGCACAATCTTCGATAGCAGCAACTACGCGCGTCCTTTTCTCGTCACCATGGCCACCGCCCGCACAACTCGCGGGCTCGGGTGCACACGAGCCGCATGACTCAGCATCGGATTTCGGCCCTTGCCGTGACGTGCGCGCCCGATCGTTCCGTGCGGATGAAGCTGACGGCGCGCGCCGGCGGTCGTCCCCGAGCACCGACGCGTGCCTCGCTTTGCGGAAGCGTCCCCGAACACCGCCACCAGCGCATACTACATGATCTGCATATCTTGCACATCATGCAAGATTTGCCCGCGGTGTTTCAGATCACTTTGTGAAGATGCTGTTCACGAGCGCGGCGGCCCGCTCGACATACGGCATCGGCGTGTCGTCGGGATCCACCGGCTCGCTACCTGCCCACTTTTCGATGCCGGAACGGACCGCGGTCAGGGCCAGCGCGGAAATCAGGGCGGCCATCTCGTCGTCCGGCTTCATGTCCTGGCGGCGCACGATGATGTCGGTCAGCTGAAGCTGAAAGCGCTCCAGGTCCGCGAGGAACGCGGCCAACACCGCGGGGGAGGTCTTGGCGAGTTCGAGCATGTGGGCGGCCTGCTCGCGAAGGGGCGGCACGTCGCGCAGATGGTGCGCTGCCAGCGTGATCAGCTCTGCCAACACCACCGAGTAGGGGGCGGGTCCGGCCGCGACGAAATCCGCGACCAGCTCGGCAGGAATGTCCGATGGGCCGTAGGCGATGGCGGACTCTTTGTTCGGGAAGTAGTTGAAGAAAGTGCGCGTCGAGATACCGGCTTCGGCGCAGATTTCCTCGATGGTCACCTTGTCGAAGCCGCGCTCAAGGGCCAGCCGCACCGCGGCATCGCGGATGTCTGCGCTGGTCTCGCGCCGACGCCGCTCACGCAGTCCCATCGGGTTGGCCATACCCCCATAGTTGCACGTTCTGCACATTTTGCAGTCAACTAGCTCGTAGAGGCGCCCTTACCCGGGCTGGTCCTCCCCGGGCGACGCCAAAGCAGCCCAGAGATGATCGCGCTGGCTGGCGAAGAATTTCGCCGAGATCGGCGCCTTTTCCACGATGTTGTCGAACGCGTGAAACGCGCCGGGGGCGATTTCCAGATGGACGGGCACGCCCGCCTCGCGCAGCCGGCGCGCGTAATCGAGGCACTCTTGATAGAAGAGGTCCAACGTCCCGACGCCGATCCACGCCGGCGGGAGCCCGGACAGATCCGCTCGACGCCCCGGGGCCGCCACGATGGGATCCGCTCCGTCGAGGTACCACCGCCACGCCTGTTGGTTGTCGTCTTCGGTCCACATGATGCGCTTGCGCCCGTCCCCATTTGCGCCGGTGCGATCGTCGAGCATGGGATACACCAGCATCTGGTAAGCGAGTTCGACGTCATTCCGGTCGTGTGCGCGTTGGGCCAGTGCTGCGGCGAAATGCCCACCGGCGCTTGCGCCGCCCACGGCGATTCGATCGGGGTTGACCCACGGCTGGCGGGCCAGCCACAGCAGCGCCGCATAGCAGTCGTCGACCGGTGTCGGGTACGGGTGCTCGGGTGCGAGGCGGTATTTGACGGCTGCCACTGCGACGCCGGTGAGGCGAGATAGTTTGCGGCAGAACTTGTCGTCCTGCACGGGGGTTCCCATGATGGTGCCGCCGCCATGGATCCACAACAGCGCGGGCGCCCGGTCGGGGAGGCCCGCCGTACGGTGCATGCGGACTTTGACGTGTTCGTTGACCGCGACCACTGGTACATCGCGGAGCCGGCCGGCGTTGCCGAGGATTCCCATGATGGCTCGCTGGAACTTGTAGCCGCGATGCAGGGCGTATCCCCGGGGTAGAAAGCGCGCCACCTTACGCAGATCGGGATCCACGGCTTGTGGTCCGGTGAAGGCATTCTCGGGCAAGACATTCGCCATGGGTGTTCTCTGTTCCCTCACGCCGGCAGGCCATTTTGACCATACACAGCGATAACACCGTTCCTACGAGGGGTTATCGGGCCGCGTCAGCAATCTGAACGGGGTATCCGGCGCGCAAGATTCGCACCGTGGACGGCGGGGTGAGCACCGTGGCCTGCCCGCTTGCAGGCCGAAGCAGCTTGTGCCGGTAGGCGTTGTCTCGGTCCCAGGCCGCGAGGTGGCCGCCGACGACGACGGCTGGTCCGGAGTCTGTGGCGACGAATACGCCGTCGGGCAGATTGGTCCAATTGGCGCGGTGGCCCGCCTTGCCGCGCCGTTCCCGATGTAGCTGGGCATCCATTTCTTTCGCGTAAATTGTTGTCCCGCGGTGCGTTTCGATCCATAACGATCGGTAGGCCAGGTAGGCGCGGTGTCGGCATTCGCCGCACGGGCGATGTCCGGCAGCCAGCGCGACCGCCTCGTCAAGGAAGAACAGCGGCGTGTAGCGGTTGGGTTCCCACTGCGCCACTCGGCGGCCCCGGAACGACAGCACACAGGTAATCCATGTCGTGTCCTGATGGTTGCGAACGACGTCGCGACCGGCGCGGCTCTCGTGCAGGCGCCCGCGGTTGCCCATCCAGGCGCCCCGGCCGGGGGCGGCGATGATCTCGCCCAGTGGTGAGACGCGATTGCGCGCCGGCCCGGCCGTCGTCATCCCTCCCGCTCAAGGTCGAGCAGCATGCGTTTGGCGACGGGTCCGCCGCGGTAGGCGCCCACGGCTCCGTCGGATCGGATCACCCGATGACACGGCACCACGATCGGGATCGGATTGGTCGCGCACGCGGTGCCCACCGCGCGCACCGCCTTGGGGGAGCCGGCGAGTCGCGCCAGCGCGGCGTAGCTGGCCGTGGCGCCGTAGCCGACGTCGTTGTTGAGGTGCTCCAGCACCGTGCGCCGAAACCCTTGCGACAGTGACCAGTCCAACGTGACGTCGAAGGTGTGCCGGCGACCGGCGAAGTATTCGTCGAGCTGTCGCACGATCGGGTCCAGCCGCGTCGGCGCCTCGAGCATCCGCGGACTGATCCGCTTCGACAGCGTTAGCAGCACGCCGTCTCGGTCCTCGTTCGCAAACGCCACCCTGACCAGTCCGAGCGGGGTGGCGGCCAGCAGCAGCGGCCCGACTGCGGAATCAACTGTGCGATAGGCGATGTCGAGCAGATTGCCAGCCTGGGCATCCCGTTCGAGACGGGTGTGCAGGCGCTGCAGATGATCCGTATCGACGGGGTAGAGGTCGGCGAGGTCAGTCGAGGTCATGTTCATTCCTTGTGGTGTCGATAAGGGGATAGGTGCGCCGCAGGGTGGCGATGCCATCCGCTGCGGCCCGGCGGGCGGCGTTAACGCTGCTGTCGAGGATCGTTGCGATCTCGGCGTAGGGCAGGCCTGCCAGATAGTGGTAGGCCACGGCCTGACGTTGCTTGGGCGGTAGTGCACTTACGGCCGCGTCCAGGTCGAGATCGTGACCATCGGCTCGTTCCCCGGCGGGGGAGTCGGGGGCATCGGCGACCGGGATGGCCCGCCGTGCCGCCGCGCGAGTGATGTCGATGGCTTTGCGGTGAGCAATAGTGACCAGCCACGCTTCGACATTGGCGTCGGCCGGCAGTTGCGGGTAGGCCTTCAACGCGGCCAGGAAGGTGTCCGACCAAGCGTCGTCTGCGTCGCTGTGGCCGACCACGGCGCGCACCACCCGCAACACCGTCGCGCCGTGCTGTGCCACGACGGCCTCGAACGGCATCTTCACCTGCTGTTCGGCCTTCACCGTGATGTCACCGATGGGTGTGACTGATCATGGGATCTCCTCTTGCTCCTGATGTGAAGACGTCGGCGGAACGTGAAATGTGAGAAATCAATTCGCACCCCATCTCACGCTTCCGGACCGGTCATCGTCTACCGGTAAAGGAGGTTCAACGATGACAGCACGACACACGGTGATCGATAGCCCGTTGGGCGAGCTGACCCTGGTCGCCGGCGACGACGCTCTGACGGGTGTGTATTTCCCGCATCATTGGCGCCCGCCTGCCGCGGCTGCCCTCGGCGAGTACGTCGAACCGGCCGCCGACGACCTGTTCCGTCGCACCACCGAGCAGCTGAATGAGTATCTCGACGGAGAGCGCACCCGATTCGACCTTCCCATCGCGTTGGTGGGCGACCCGCTTCGGCGTCGGGTCTGGGATCGGCTTGTCGGAATCGGCTACGGCCAGACGAAGACATACGGCGAGCTGGCCGCGGAACTGGCCGGCGGCACGACCGCGTACGAAGTGGGCCAGGCGGTCGGGCGCAATCCGCTGAGCATCGTCGTTCCGTGCCATCGGGTCGTCGGAAAGGACGGCGCGCTAACCGGTTACGCGGGCGGCCTGAAGCGCAAACGATACTTGTTGGAGTTGGAGGCGCCGGCACCCGCGGTGGCTGGCAAGCTGTTCTGATGGTGTCGACCTGGCGCACGCGCGTCGACGCCGCGGATTGGGACGCGGTAGCCGCCGACATGGACGACGTCGGCGGTGCACTGCTGCCGGAGCTGATCACGCCTGCCGAGTGCGCCTCAATCATCGATTTGTTTTCTGACGACAGTCGTTTTCGCGCGATCGTCGACATGGGGCGACACCGCTACGGACAAGGCGAGTATCGCTATTTCAAACAGCCCTATCCGCCTCCGATAGACGATCTGAAACAGGCGCTCTACCCGAGGTTGTTGCCGATCGCCCGAGACTGGTGGACAAAGCTCGGGCGGCAGGCTCCGTGGCCCGACACTCTCGACGAATGGCTGGACACGTGCCATCGCGCCGGCCAAACCAAGCCCACCGCGCTGATGCTCAAGTACGGCCCGGGCGATTGGAATGCGCTGCACCGAGACCTCTACGGAGACCTCATCTTTCCGCTGCAGGTCGTCATCAATCTCAACGAGCCTGGCGTCGCGCACACCGGAGGCGAGTTCCTGCTCGTCGAGCAACGGGCCCGGGCTCAATCACGAGGGACAGCCACGACACTGCCGCACGGACACGGCTACGTCTTCACGACACGGGAACGGCCTGTGCGATCGACGCGAGGATGGTCGGCGGCCCCGGTACGCCATGGTGTGTCCGCCGTCCGCTCCGGCCAGCGCTACACACTGGGACTGATCTTCCACGACGCGGCCTGAACATAGCCGTCGCCGGTTGCGGCACCATGGTGGGCATGGAGTTGTACGACGCTATGCGTTCTACCGCGGCAGTGCGCGAATTCACCGACGACCCGCTACCCGATGACGTTCTCGAGCGCATCCTCGATAACGCGCGCTTCGCACCGACCGGCGGCAACCGGCAGGGCGTGCGCGTCATCGTGCTTCGTGACAAGGACACCCGATCTGCGTTGGCCGATCTCGGGCTTACCGCGGCTCGCCGCTATACGGCGCAGCTCGCCAATGGCGAGGCGCCATGGAACCCGTTGCAGCCGACCAGCTTAGATGCGTCCGCGATCGAGGCGGCGCAGGTGCCTGCACAAATGTGGGCGCCGTTTCGTGAGGCGCCGGTCGTGTTGATGTTCCTTGTGAATCTCG
This window of the Mycobacterium sp. 050128 genome carries:
- a CDS encoding MMPL/RND family transporter, translated to MSTTFNDARTDTLPTAAEPVREKIPRFIRKFAIVIILGWIGLIAVLSTIVPDLDTVGKMRSVSMAPDDAQSVVATKRMGAVFNEYKSNSSIMIVLEGQKPLGADAHAYYDTIVKKLDADTKYVEHVQDMWSDPLTGAGAQSNDGKAAYVQVYLAGNQGEALANDSVESVQDIVKSVPPPNGVKAYVTGPAALSADQHMAGDRSVQLITMCTFTVIIAMLLLVYRSIVTLLLTLVMVVLELSAARGMVAFLGYHNIIGLSTFATNLLVTLAIAAATDYAIFLIGRYQEARGKGNSREDAYYDMFHGTAHVVAGSGLTIAGATFCLHFTNLPYFQTLGIPLAIGMVVVVAAALTLGPAVVAVATRFGKTLEPKRTQRIRMWRKVGAVVVRWPGPILVMTIGVALVGLLTLPGYRTNYNDRNYLPADLPANEGYEAADRHFSHARMNPEVLMIESDHDLRNSADFLVIDKIAKTIFRVPGIGRVQSITRPEGTPIEHTSIPFQISMQGVSQQMNQKYQEDQMADMLKQADMMQTTIDSMEKMSSITVQMANDMHQMVKKMHDMTIDINELRDHMADFEDFFRPVRSYLYWEKHCFDIPICWSLRSVFDGLDGIDTMTDDIESLLPIMDHLDTLMPQMVALMPSMIENMKAMKTTMLTMYSTQKGLQDQQNEAQKNSNAMGKAFDASKNDDSFYLPPEVFNNAEFKKGMKNFISPDGHAVRFIISHDGDPMSQEGISHIAAIKKAAYEALKGTPLEGSKIYLAGTAAIYKDLSDGNTYDLLIAGIASLCLIFIIMLIITRGVVASAVIVGTVLLSLGASFGLSVLIWQHIIGIELHWMVLAMSVIILLAVGADYNLLLVARFKEEIHAGLNTGIIRSMGGTGSVVTSAGLVFAFTMMTMAVSELTVIGQVGTTIGLGLLFDTLIVRSLMTPSIAALLGKWFWWPQRVRQRPLPSPWPDPNGKPAAEPESVTAAT
- a CDS encoding MmpS family transport accessory protein, producing the protein MRNAWLPLLIVAVVVVGGFAVVRVKSFFGLHDTGVLTSPRLDDSKPFKPKVVKYEVFGSASHANVNYLDLSADPTRVDGAPLPWTLVLTTTAPSVFPNLSAQSDGDYLGCRITIDDEVKDEKITTGVHALTFCLVKSA
- a CDS encoding TetR family transcriptional regulator, which codes for MANPMGLRERRRRETSADIRDAAVRLALERGFDKVTIEEICAEAGISTRTFFNYFPNKESAIAYGPSDIPAELVADFVAAGPAPYSVVLAELITLAAHHLRDVPPLREQAAHMLELAKTSPAVLAAFLADLERFQLQLTDIIVRRQDMKPDDEMAALISALALTAVRSGIEKWAGSEPVDPDDTPMPYVERAAALVNSIFTK
- a CDS encoding alpha/beta hydrolase is translated as MANVLPENAFTGPQAVDPDLRKVARFLPRGYALHRGYKFQRAIMGILGNAGRLRDVPVVAVNEHVKVRMHRTAGLPDRAPALLWIHGGGTIMGTPVQDDKFCRKLSRLTGVAVAAVKYRLAPEHPYPTPVDDCYAALLWLARQPWVNPDRIAVGGASAGGHFAAALAQRAHDRNDVELAYQMLVYPMLDDRTGANGDGRKRIMWTEDDNQQAWRWYLDGADPIVAAPGRRADLSGLPPAWIGVGTLDLFYQECLDYARRLREAGVPVHLEIAPGAFHAFDNIVEKAPISAKFFASQRDHLWAALASPGEDQPG
- a CDS encoding methylated-DNA--[protein]-cysteine S-methyltransferase, producing MTSTDLADLYPVDTDHLQRLHTRLERDAQAGNLLDIAYRTVDSAVGPLLLAATPLGLVRVAFANEDRDGVLLTLSKRISPRMLEAPTRLDPIVRQLDEYFAGRRHTFDVTLDWSLSQGFRRTVLEHLNNDVGYGATASYAALARLAGSPKAVRAVGTACATNPIPIVVPCHRVIRSDGAVGAYRGGPVAKRMLLDLEREG
- a CDS encoding RNA polymerase sigma factor, producing the protein MPFEAVVAQHGATVLRVVRAVVGHSDADDAWSDTFLAALKAYPQLPADANVEAWLVTIAHRKAIDITRAAARRAIPVADAPDSPAGERADGHDLDLDAAVSALPPKQRQAVAYHYLAGLPYAEIATILDSSVNAARRAAADGIATLRRTYPLIDTTRNEHDLD
- a CDS encoding methylated-DNA--[protein]-cysteine S-methyltransferase, producing the protein MTARHTVIDSPLGELTLVAGDDALTGVYFPHHWRPPAAAALGEYVEPAADDLFRRTTEQLNEYLDGERTRFDLPIALVGDPLRRRVWDRLVGIGYGQTKTYGELAAELAGGTTAYEVGQAVGRNPLSIVVPCHRVVGKDGALTGYAGGLKRKRYLLELEAPAPAVAGKLF
- a CDS encoding 2OG-Fe(II) oxygenase, whose product is MVSTWRTRVDAADWDAVAADMDDVGGALLPELITPAECASIIDLFSDDSRFRAIVDMGRHRYGQGEYRYFKQPYPPPIDDLKQALYPRLLPIARDWWTKLGRQAPWPDTLDEWLDTCHRAGQTKPTALMLKYGPGDWNALHRDLYGDLIFPLQVVINLNEPGVAHTGGEFLLVEQRARAQSRGTATTLPHGHGYVFTTRERPVRSTRGWSAAPVRHGVSAVRSGQRYTLGLIFHDAA
- a CDS encoding nitroreductase family protein — encoded protein: MELYDAMRSTAAVREFTDDPLPDDVLERILDNARFAPTGGNRQGVRVIVLRDKDTRSALADLGLTAARRYTAQLANGEAPWNPLQPTSLDASAIEAAQVPAQMWAPFREAPVVLMFLVNLGVVAATDQDLDRIAVVPGASVYPFVWNVLLAARNEGFGGVLTTMVVAEEPRVKDLLGIPDSYAIAALVPLGKPVRQLSKLRRRPVSEFATCDRFDGVPFVG